In the genome of Thermoanaerobaculum aquaticum, the window ACCTCCTATCAGCGGCGGCGGCACGTCTGGACTCTCATCAACGGAGGGCCAGAGTCCACGATTTACAAATCAGAAGATGCCGGCAAAACCTGGCGCAAGATCGAAAAAGGTCTGCCCAAGGAGGACAAGGGGCGCATTGGGCTTTGCGTTTCTCCCGCCAACCCTGACGTGATTTACGCCATTGTGGAGGCCGCCAACGGCAAATCCGGGGTTTTCCGCTCCACCAACCGCGGGGAATCCTGGGAAAAGCGCTCGGATTACCACACCTCCTCGGGGCAGTACTACAACGAGCTCACCTGCGATCCCAAGGACGAAAACACCGTGTACGCCATGGACACCTGGCTGCACGTTTCCACCGATGGCGGCAAGACTTTCCGGCGCGTGGGGGAAAAAACCAAGCACGTGGACAACCACGCCATGTGGATTGATCCCACCGACACCGCCCACTGGCTGGTGGGCTGCGATGGCGGCCTTTACGAAACCTGGGACCGCGGGGCCACCTGGCATTTCAAGCCCAACCTGCCGGTGACCCAGTTTTACCGGGTGACCGTGGACAACTCCAAGCCGTTTTACTTCGTGTACGGCGGCACCCAGGACAACAACACCCTAGGCGGGCCTTCCCGCACCACCTCGGCTTCCGGCATCGTCAACAGCGATTGGTTCGTCACCACCGGTGGCGACGGCTTCGTCACCCGGGTGGATCCCGAAGACCCCAACATCCTCTACAGCGAATCCCAGTATGGGGGGCTGGTGCGCTACGACCGGCGCAGCGGCGAGGAGGTGGACATCCAGCCCCAGGAGGGCCCGGGGGATCCCCCCAACCGCTGGAACTGGGACTCCCCGCTCATCATTTCCCCCCACAACCCCAAGCGGCTTTACTTTGCCTCGCAAAGGGTGTACCGCTCCGACGACCGTGGGGACAGCTGGGTGCCCATTTCCGGCGACCTTACCCGGCAAATTGACCGCAACCAGCTGCCGGTGATGGGTAAGGTTTGGCCAGCCGATGCGGTAGCAAAGAATGCCTCCACCTCCTTTTACGGCAACATCGTGGCGCTTGCGGAATCGCCCCTCAAAGAAGGGCTGCTGTTCGTGGGCACCGACGATGGCCTCATTCAAATCACTGAAGACGGTGGCAAAACCTGGCAAAAAATCGAAAAAGTGGGTCAGGTGCCCGAGCGCACCTACGTTGCTGACCTGGAACCCTCCCACTTTGACCGCCACACCCTTTACGCTGCCTTCGACAACCACAAGATGGGGGACTTCACACCGTACCTGTACCGCTCCCGGGACCTGGGCAAAACCTGGGAAAACATCGCTGGCAACTTGCCGGCTAACCACGTGGTGTACAGCATCGTGGAGGACCCCAAGGATCCCAACCTGCTGTTTGCCGGCACCGAGTTTGGCGTGTTCTTCAGCGCCAACGCCGGCCAAAACTGGGTCAAGCTCACCGGCGGCATCCCCACCATTGCCGTGCGCGACATTGCCATTCAGGAACGGGAAAACGATTTGGTGCTGGCCACCTTTGGCCGCGGCTTTTACGTGCTGGACGACTACACGCCCCTGCGGGGTTTGACCCGGGAAAAGCTGGAAAAACCGGCGCTGCTGTTCCCGGTTAAACCCGCCTGGGCCTACATCGAGCGCACCCCCCTCGGCAGCCGTGGCAAAGGCTCCCAAGGGGACAGCTTCTTCACCGCCCCCAACCCTCCCTTTGGCGCCACCTTCACTTACTTTTTGAAGGAAGAGCTCCTCACCCTCAAAGAACAGCGCCACAAAGCGGAAAAAGAAGCAGAAAAGCAAGGAAAAACCCCACCCTACCCCACCCCTGAGCAGCTGCGGGCCGAAGCGCAGGAGGAGCCACCGACCATCATCCTCACCGTCAGCGACCCGGATGGCAACGTCATCCGCCGGCTGGAGGGCAGCAAGGAAAAGGGCATGCACCGGGTCACCTGGGACCTGCGTTTTCCACCCGCCCACCCCATCCGTGGCGAAAGGCCCCAGGACGAGCCCGCCCCCTGGGAACCCCGGGAGCTCGGGCCTCTGGTGGCCCCGGGTACGTACCAGGTGAGTCTCTCCCAGCGCGTGCGGGGGGTGGAAACCCTCCTGGCCGGACCGGTTTCGTTTGAGGTCATCCCCTTGGGCCAGGCCACCCTGGAGGCCAAGGACAAGCAAGCTGAGCTGGCCTTCCACCGCAAGGTCCAGCGGCTGCAGCGGGCGGTGCTGGCCGCCTCCGAGGTGGTTCGCGACACCGGCGAGCGCATCAAGCGCTTGAAGGTGGCCATCGAGCGCACCCCGGCAGCCAAACCCGAATGGGGCACCCGCCTGCGCCAGCTGGAAGCTGAGCTCCTACGGCTAGACATGGAGCTTTTCGGCGACCGGGAAATGGCCCGGCGCAACGAACCCACCCTTCCGGGCATTCGCGATCGGGTGGTGCGCATCGTCTCCAGCCTCTACACTGCGACTGCCCCGGCTACCGGCACGCAAAAGCAGGGCTACGAAATTGCTGCAAACCAATTTGAAAAGTTCCTAAGCGGCTTGCGGCAACTGGTCACCACCGACTTGCCGGCGCTGGAATCGGAGCTGGAAAAAGCTGGTGCACCCCACACCCCCGGCCGCTTCCCGGAGTGGCATAAGGAATAGCGGCAGCTCTTTTTTCACATCCCACCCGGCGCGCTGCGGCGCGCCGGGTTTTTTGTGGGAGGTCAGCATTGGCAAGAGCCGGAAACCAACTGGAGCACCGGCTGCCAGCGCTTGCGAAGCTCTTCGGCCACTTGGGGCCACTTCTGGGCATGGGGCGGTTGCCAGGCAAAAAGGAACGACACAAAAGAGCCGAACACCGCGGCCACCTGTGACCCAGGGGTATGCTCCCCCAAGGCAGAAAGGCGGCTTTGCAGGTAGGAAATCCGGGGTTTTCGGGGCAGGTATTGGAAGACCACCAGCGAAAGCCCCTGGGACCAGAGGGCCTCCACTTCATGCCAAAACAGGTAGCGCTCAAAGCCCCGCCGTCCCCAAGGCACTGAGGGAATCTCCAGGCCGTTGTCGGGATCCAAAAACACCATATCGGAACCGTGTGCTGCGGCTTGCAGTCTTTGGAACCAGACCTTCCGAGCCCCCACGTCCACCGGAACCGGCAAGGAAAAGAAACGGGTCTTGCCCAAAAGGCCGCTGTGTTCGAAAAGGGTTAGGCCCTCCTCGGTCGCCCGGGCAGTCATGTCCCGCAAGGCATCAAACAGCTCCGGATCAAAGACCTGCCATTTTTCAGGTTGCGCCAAATACTGCCGCCGCTGGCCTGTCCCTTTGGGCTCGTCGTCCGTGAGCATCCACACCACCAGGAGCTTGAAGCCGCCGGCCCGCAGCACACAGCGCAACACGCCGTAAGTGAGGTAGTCGTTCACATCCCCGAAGTACTGTCGCTTCATCGCAACTCTCGTGACGCCTCGCTTCAGAATATGCCCCAAAAAAACCCAGAGCGCCCTCCGGCCGCCCGGGAGGCGAAAAAACCTGGAAATTCTCGGGGTCGGTCACCGGCGCAAGAGCGACGCGAAAAGAGCAACTGGAAGGTGCTTGCCAAATGCGGCTTCGGCGGTGACCCCTGGGGACCTACCGGTGTTTTCTCAACGGCTGCAGGCGAGAGCATCCTGCCCGGGCCGGTCCTGTTGGGGTTTGCACCCTTGGGTTACGCGAATCCGCCAGCTAAGGACCGGTGCAGGGCTTCTCTTTCCAGCACGTGCTCAGCCACCAGCGTGCCGCCTGAGGCGCCCTCCTTTCTCTCAATCCAAAAAGGCCTTGCGATGTTTGTCAATACGTCGTAGAATGGGGGACGATGGACGAGCGGCTCTTCCTCCAGGTGGCCAAGGCCATCGCCGACCCGCGGCGGTTGGCGATCCTCGAAGCCATCACCCGTGCCGGGGAAATCACCTGCGGCGAGCTCGCTCGCCTTTTCCCCATCGGGCAGTCCACGGTTTCGCACCACGTGGGCATCCTGGAGCGGGCCCAGCTTGTGAACGTACGGCGCCAGGGGCAATACGCGATTTTTTCAGCGCGCCCGGAAACACTCAAAATGTTTTTGGAAAGGCTTAACTCTCGGCTCTTGGATGTGGCTCAAACCACGGCCCAAAACGGGCCAAAGGAGGGAGGACCATGATGGACACGATCAACCGTTTTTCTCCACCCTTGGGCAGGCTTTTGTTGTCCCTCATCTTTATCACCTCGGGGATCAACAAAATCCTTAACTTTTCCGGCACCGCGGGCTACATGGAGAGTAAGGGCATGCCGCTGGTCCCGCTGTTCCTCACCGCCGCCATCGTCCTGGAGCTGGCTGGCGGGCTTTCGCTGCTTTTGGGGTTTAAAGCTCGCGTTGGCGCCTTGCTTTTAATTGTGTTCCTGATCCCCACGACCCTCATCTTCCATAACTTCTGGGCACTGGAAGGGGCAGACCGCCAAATGCAAATGATTCACTTCATGAAAAACCTCGCCATCCTCGGCGGGCTTTTGGTGGTCTTCGGACTGGGTCCCGGGCCGGTGAGCATGGATCAAAAGGAGTAAAAAAGGTGCCGCGGAGGGGGTACGGCGTGCCGTACCCCCTCCATTGCGGCAACTCTCCACAGACGGCTTCTCTCTGGGCGTTTTAGCTGGAGAAGCCTCGCTCCTAACTCTGCCACAGACGCATCTCTACGAATCGGAAAGCGAAGCTCTCGTCTCGCGTTTGTCCACAAAATTACCCAAGTTTAAAGATCCCTGTCCGAACACCAATTTCATCAGTAGACCTTCGCAGGACCACTGTCCAACGGGATCGGGTGCCACCTGATCACCTCGAACGGTGAAATGTGTTCCGCCTCAAGGACTTTGCGCACGGTAGCAAGCTCGTCGTCGAAGCGGGCACCGTACCTCCTGAGGTGCTTCTTTATTTCCCTCTGGAAAACGCGGAGCTTTTCTTTCAGCTTTCGAATATCTTCGGCAAACGCCGGTGCTATCTGAGGAGACTCCTTTCCCACCCGTTCCAGGGCCTCAAGGAGAAGGACGGCAGCTAAAAGCCTGGCAAGCGCCGGCGCGAGGAGAAGAGCTTTACTTAATTTTCGTGCGGCACAGACCAAACGACTGAGACCGTCAGTTATCCAGATTTCCAAGACCCAAACGGTAACCAGCGGTTCCACAGCGGCGATCGTGGCGCGGAGCAATTGGGGTTTTTGAGCCATGGCTGCAGGTAAGCGGTCCACGGAAAAATTGTGCGTTTCCAGCCACTCCAGGAGCTCCTGGGAAATGGCAAAGGGAGGATCCTGCGGTTCGCTATTGACTAACCCTAGGTCGTCCTCGTAGCGCCGCAAATCTTCCTCGCTGGGTTTGCAAAATCGGAGATTATCGAAGTCGTGCTTTCGTAACAAGAGCTCGTGGCCGATGCCCACCGCTGCGGTGGACGCCGGCGCCTGGATGGTTGACGCCACGGTAATCCCACCCCATCCGTAGGTGAGCATGGTGGGGACTCGGCGAAGCTCTGGAGCCCGCTCGTTGCTCTTTTCTTGCCGCTCTTCCACCCCCACGAAGGAAGTAAGGGAAGAGGCCAGGTTATAGCGCAGCGCCAGGCGCAGGATCCGCTCCCGCAGGGCCTCCTGACGGCGATCGTGGCGGTTGGAACCCCCAAAACGCGGGGCGCTCAGCTGTTCCTCCCAGGTTCGCACCGCTGCCCGCGCAGCCAGGATAGCCAGGCTGGGGTCCTCCCCAGCTTCCCCCGCCACCACCGGCAGGGCCCAGGTAACCGCCTCGCCGTTACAGGTAGCGCGGAGCTCTACCGAGCTGGGCAAGCCATCGCGGAAGCAACCGTACACCGTGATGGGTTCGCCGGCAAAGATCGCGAGCTCTTCCGGCGCTTGCCATTCCGGATCCGAACCCTGCCAGCAAACCTCCAGGTCGGTCCACAGCGGCTGGCGAGCCCGCTGGAGGTGGCGCATGATGGCCGGGCTAATGGGTTCGTTGGGGTGAACCAGCTCAGCGGCGCCAAGGCCGACCCGGGCCAGGGAGCGGATAAGGAACTCGTTGGGTCCGTAGCCCACACCCACCATGAACACCCGGGTTTCACGCTCCCGTTTGCTACGGAGAAGCTCGAGGATGGCCTGCTCGTTGCTGATTTCACCATCGGTGAGCACGATGGCCACCCGCTGGCGGGTGGGGTCCAGCGGCCGGTTGAGGAGGAACTCCAAAGCCGGTAGCAGCTCCGTTCCCCCCAGATTGGCTTCCAGAGCGCGCACGGCTTCCCGGGCCTTGGCGCGCCACAGCTCATCCGCCGGACGAGAAGCCCCCAGCAAACTGCCCACGGTGCTGCCAAACACCAAAATGTCGAACGTATCCGCCTCGGTCAGTTCGTCCAGGGCTGCGAGCAAGGCTTGCTTGGCGTGTTCCAGGGAATGACCCTCCATGGACCCGGAGCAGTCCACCAAAAAGAGGAACTCCCGCGGCTCTTTTTTGGCCAGATCGCTTACGGGAGGCACAAAGGTCGCAGCCACAAAGCGGTCGCCGTCGGCTCCTTTCGCCACCCGGGTAAAGGGCTCCCAAAGCTTCTGTGGGGTCACCAGCAGCACCAGGTCCCGGTCCATGGCCACCACTGGGCTGGTGAGCTGTACCCTGAAGCCGCCGTCTTCCGGCTTTACCCGCACCTGGTGGGAGGGGCACGCAATTTCGCGCACGCCGTGGGGGTGGCTTACCCAGGCGGTGAACTCAAGCCCGTAAGGCACATCCAGGCTAATCGGCGGGTTCACCTGTTCCGCAGGGGTTGGGCTCACCCCCAGCCGGTCCTCCAGCGGCGCATACCTGGGGGCTACGGTGGTAGGAAGCACAAATCGCACCGCCTCCCCGCTGCGCTCCAGCTCCGCCACCCACCGCAGTTCCACCGTCACTTCCTGCCCGGGCAGCACGTTGCCCACGGAAACGGTGAACACGTTGGGCCTCTCCCGATCCACCAGCACTGCCCCATGACCGCCGCGGATGGCGTCGTCGTAGGTGGCAAACGCTTGCTCCCTCTCCTGGACCTGGCCAGTAATCCGCCGCCCGTTGGTTTCCACGGTTAGCGCAAAAAGGGCCGAAGCCTCCGGGAGTGGAAAAACGTACACGGCTTCGATGGGCACGTCTTCGGCGTTGCGAAAGCGCTGCTGAAGCGTGACCTGGCTGGAAAAGCCCCGAATTTCGGCCAACACCTTGACACCCATCAAAGGCAGCGGCTTTTGGCTGGACGCCACGAAAATGCCGCTGGCCGTTTCTTTGGTTGCAACGCTCATGATTGAATCTCCTTTCTTGTTTGTTTTGTTTATTTGCCTTACATTTGGTTTTTAAAAGCAGCCTGCTTTGCAAATGCACGTTGCCGGGATCAAAAGGTTATGTTGTTCACCTACTTTTAATGAACTCTTGTACTTATCCGTCGCATTGGTTCTTTTCTGGAGCCATATTTCACCTCCTTAACGGTTTTCATCCTGCAAAAGCTCCTGCAAGGTCAGCGCCAGACGTCGCAGCTGCCCTTCGTCCAGCGCCGCAAACCCCTCCTGGACGTGAAGCTCGTAACCGGGCATGACGGTTTGCCGCAGCCAGCGTTCCCCAGGGGCAGGCTTTCGCAAGCGCACCGCCATATCCGAAACCTGTGGCGCACCTAGCCCCTCGTTGCCACCAAAGCGCCGCTTGATTTCTTCCAAAGTCAGCCCCTGCTCCTGCAAAGCCTTGATCCGCAAAAGGGTGGCCAAATGGGAGTCGTCGTAGTGCTCGCCCCGCCCCCGCCCCAGCGGTGCGGGCAGGAGGCCCTGCTGAACGTAGTAGCGCACGGTTCGCCGGGAAACCCCCGCCGCCGCCGCCAGCTCCCCAATGGCGTAACGCTTCCTGCTCACGGCACAATCACTCCTTCTGCCCCATCGCCGGGAAAAGCCCGAGGTCGTGTGCTTTTGCTCCTCTGTCCCCTGTCGGCAGGGCAGCCAAAACCAGCACAAGCCCTCCCACGGCCTCGTGGTGGGCGAACCCAACCGTGAACCGCCTGAAGACCAGCTCTTTCCAAACTCGCGCCCAGCACCGGTCACCCCCCACGAATGCGACACCTGTAATGTAACACCTCACTGCCACATTGTCAACCTGTCACCGACCGGACGATGCGCACCGCCCCTGGGCGCACCAGGCCAATTGCAGGAAAGCTGGTTTGCGGAGACGAAGCGTACTCTCCACGTTTTGACGAGAAATGCAAGAGCCTTGTATATCATTCTGAGACCAGTCTCAACGATCTCGGGGGGGCTAAAAAATCAGCGTCCCACCTGCGCGAGCGCGACCGACGGCTTCGTTCTTGATGCCTGCTTCGGGCCTCCGGGAGCTGGCTGCGGAAGCTCCTCCGGTAGCGCAGCCGTTACCCTCGGGCCGGAGAAAGTCCTCCGCAGCGCGAGCTTTTCACAGGCCAGCGGATGAAACCCTCCTGGAGACGCAAGGGACTTCAAGAAAGGCGCCTGGTGGCCTTACGGTAGGAAGGCCTTGGCGCGGGGCAGTGGAGCCGTTTCTGCTTAGCCCACGCGCCACCCATCCCGGCCTTACTGGCGAGGGGGGAGGAGGATCCCAACAGCTGAGGAGAAACCACTAAAAGGAAATGGCTCCGCAGGAGGGACTCGAACCCCCAACCCTCCGGTTAACAGCCGGACGCTCTACCGTTGAGCTACTGCGGACCAGCTCCCTCGCGGGAGCAAGGCTTTGTAGCGCAAAAGCCTGGCCGTTGTCAAGGTTGCAGGGTCTGCTTGCCAGCCCGCAAGGAGCCTTCCGGGCAAACGGGGTTTTTGCGGCAGCGCAAAGAAGAAACGGGGCGACGGATTAGCCTGGACTTATGGGTGAATGCCTCGTGGACCGGCGCTGGACGGTGGCTGAGCTCCTGGCCCTCTACCCCCAGGCGGCGAGCGTTTTTACCAGGCATGCCATGGCCTGCGTGGGGTGCGATTTGAGCCGCTTCGACACGCTGGCGATGGTGGCAGCTACTTACGGTCTCTCATGGGAGGCCTTTGCCGCCGAGCTTGCGGAGGCGCTCTCCTCGGCCCAAGCCGCCAGCTCTTCCACCACCTGAGAAAGCCCCAAAGCTTCCAGCACCGCGCGAAACTCCTCTGGCAAGGGTGCGGTGACCACCGAGGGGGTCATACCCTCCGGCAGCTGCAACCGCCAGGCGTGGAGCAGCGGATGGGAAGGTGCCAAAAGACGGCGGAGCTCGGGGTCCTTGACGCCACGGTGTCTGGGTCCTCCGTAAAGGTCATCGCCCACGATGGGGTGACCGGCGGCCGAGAGGTGCACGCGAATTTGATGGGTGCGGCCAGTGCGAGGTTGCAATAAAAGCAAGCTCACAGGGGGAACATGGGCCACGCGGCGGTAAGCGGTCACGGCTTTTTTGCCTGCCGGGTCCACCCGCATTTTGCGGCGATCCCTGGGATCCGGCGAAAGCCCGGACTCCCACACCCCTTCTTGCGGTCGGGGTTTTCCCCAGACTAATGCCAGGTAGCTGCGGTGGATTTCACCCTGTGACAGGGCCTGGGACAAAAGCCGTAACGTGGCAGCATTGCGGGCCACCAGCACCAGTCCTGTGGTGCCCACATCCAATCGGTGCACCAAAAACAAAGGACCTGGACCCAAAGCCAAGGCTTCGGAGGCCAAGAGCTTGCGGAGGCGCTCCTCCACGTCGCCGGGGGCGCTTCGTCGGGTGGCCAAGCTGAGGCCCGGCGGTTTGTTGAGGATCAAAAGCTCAGGGCTTGAAAACACCACCACGCTCACGGTTCCAGGTTGCCAGCTGGAGGTTTGCCTGTCCAGGGCTTCACGGGGTTTTCAAGGTCATGGCTTAGGTTTAGAGTGTAAGATGCCCCTCGATGTTTGGGGGATGAAAGGAGGAGGTCTATGCGAGGAAGGGCACTGTTGTTACGAAGCGTGGCCTTGGCGCTGCTGCTCTTTTCTGCAGCTGCCGCCTGGGCGCAAACCGATGTCACCATGGCGCGCATCACCGGTACGGTCAAGGACGAGCAGGGTCAGCCGCTGCCGGGGGCTTTGGTGGAAGCCAAAAACCAGGAAACCGGCCTGATGGCGCGGGCGGTGGCTGATACTAACGGGTTTTACCGGCTTTTGAACCTGCCGCCCGGGGTGTATACCCTCACAGCCAGCCTCTCGGGTTTTGCCACCCTGGAGAAAAGCGATGTGAGGCTGGTTCTGGGCTCGGCGCCCACGGTGGACTTCACGCTGCCGGCCGCCACCACCGCTGAAACCGTGACTGTCACCGCCGAAACGCCGCTGGTGGAGGTCACCAACACCACGGTGGGGGCCACGATCCTCAACGAGCAAATCAAGAGCTTGCCCCTCAACGGCCGGGACTTCACCTCCCTGGTGTACCTCACCCCGGAGACCCGCCGGGAATCCCAGCGGGGCTACATCTCCATTTCCGGGCAGCG includes:
- a CDS encoding VPS10 domain-containing protein — protein: MRWIKVAVVMLAVGFAQASEKKAETPKDPVWNEENFAGLEFRALGPAVASGRICDIAVDPQNPKRYFLAVCSGGVWKTENGGVTFTPVFDKEKSYSIGCVALDPQNPHTVWVGTGENNSQRSVSWGDGVYVSRDDGQSWQRVGLEKSEHIGRIVIDPRDSNVVFVAAQGPLWAAGGDRGLYKTTDGGKTWNRILHVSENTGINEVWMDPRNPDVLYATSYQRRRHVWTLINGGPESTIYKSEDAGKTWRKIEKGLPKEDKGRIGLCVSPANPDVIYAIVEAANGKSGVFRSTNRGESWEKRSDYHTSSGQYYNELTCDPKDENTVYAMDTWLHVSTDGGKTFRRVGEKTKHVDNHAMWIDPTDTAHWLVGCDGGLYETWDRGATWHFKPNLPVTQFYRVTVDNSKPFYFVYGGTQDNNTLGGPSRTTSASGIVNSDWFVTTGGDGFVTRVDPEDPNILYSESQYGGLVRYDRRSGEEVDIQPQEGPGDPPNRWNWDSPLIISPHNPKRLYFASQRVYRSDDRGDSWVPISGDLTRQIDRNQLPVMGKVWPADAVAKNASTSFYGNIVALAESPLKEGLLFVGTDDGLIQITEDGGKTWQKIEKVGQVPERTYVADLEPSHFDRHTLYAAFDNHKMGDFTPYLYRSRDLGKTWENIAGNLPANHVVYSIVEDPKDPNLLFAGTEFGVFFSANAGQNWVKLTGGIPTIAVRDIAIQERENDLVLATFGRGFYVLDDYTPLRGLTREKLEKPALLFPVKPAWAYIERTPLGSRGKGSQGDSFFTAPNPPFGATFTYFLKEELLTLKEQRHKAEKEAEKQGKTPPYPTPEQLRAEAQEEPPTIILTVSDPDGNVIRRLEGSKEKGMHRVTWDLRFPPAHPIRGERPQDEPAPWEPRELGPLVAPGTYQVSLSQRVRGVETLLAGPVSFEVIPLGQATLEAKDKQAELAFHRKVQRLQRAVLAASEVVRDTGERIKRLKVAIERTPAAKPEWGTRLRQLEAELLRLDMELFGDREMARRNEPTLPGIRDRVVRIVSSLYTATAPATGTQKQGYEIAANQFEKFLSGLRQLVTTDLPALESELEKAGAPHTPGRFPEWHKE
- a CDS encoding ArsR/SmtB family transcription factor, translated to MDERLFLQVAKAIADPRRLAILEAITRAGEITCGELARLFPIGQSTVSHHVGILERAQLVNVRRQGQYAIFSARPETLKMFLERLNSRLLDVAQTTAQNGPKEGGP
- a CDS encoding DoxX family protein translates to MMDTINRFSPPLGRLLLSLIFITSGINKILNFSGTAGYMESKGMPLVPLFLTAAIVLELAGGLSLLLGFKARVGALLLIVFLIPTTLIFHNFWALEGADRQMQMIHFMKNLAILGGLLVVFGLGPGPVSMDQKE
- a CDS encoding VIT domain-containing protein; the encoded protein is MSVATKETASGIFVASSQKPLPLMGVKVLAEIRGFSSQVTLQQRFRNAEDVPIEAVYVFPLPEASALFALTVETNGRRITGQVQEREQAFATYDDAIRGGHGAVLVDRERPNVFTVSVGNVLPGQEVTVELRWVAELERSGEAVRFVLPTTVAPRYAPLEDRLGVSPTPAEQVNPPISLDVPYGLEFTAWVSHPHGVREIACPSHQVRVKPEDGGFRVQLTSPVVAMDRDLVLLVTPQKLWEPFTRVAKGADGDRFVAATFVPPVSDLAKKEPREFLFLVDCSGSMEGHSLEHAKQALLAALDELTEADTFDILVFGSTVGSLLGASRPADELWRAKAREAVRALEANLGGTELLPALEFLLNRPLDPTRQRVAIVLTDGEISNEQAILELLRSKRERETRVFMVGVGYGPNEFLIRSLARVGLGAAELVHPNEPISPAIMRHLQRARQPLWTDLEVCWQGSDPEWQAPEELAIFAGEPITVYGCFRDGLPSSVELRATCNGEAVTWALPVVAGEAGEDPSLAILAARAAVRTWEEQLSAPRFGGSNRHDRRQEALRERILRLALRYNLASSLTSFVGVEERQEKSNERAPELRRVPTMLTYGWGGITVASTIQAPASTAAVGIGHELLLRKHDFDNLRFCKPSEEDLRRYEDDLGLVNSEPQDPPFAISQELLEWLETHNFSVDRLPAAMAQKPQLLRATIAAVEPLVTVWVLEIWITDGLSRLVCAARKLSKALLLAPALARLLAAVLLLEALERVGKESPQIAPAFAEDIRKLKEKLRVFQREIKKHLRRYGARFDDELATVRKVLEAEHISPFEVIRWHPIPLDSGPAKVY
- a CDS encoding MerR family transcriptional regulator; this encodes MSRKRYAIGELAAAAGVSRRTVRYYVQQGLLPAPLGRGRGEHYDDSHLATLLRIKALQEQGLTLEEIKRRFGGNEGLGAPQVSDMAVRLRKPAPGERWLRQTVMPGYELHVQEGFAALDEGQLRRLALTLQELLQDENR
- a CDS encoding DUF1858 domain-containing protein, whose amino-acid sequence is MGECLVDRRWTVAELLALYPQAASVFTRHAMACVGCDLSRFDTLAMVAATYGLSWEAFAAELAEALSSAQAASSSTT
- a CDS encoding RluA family pseudouridine synthase, producing MSVVVFSSPELLILNKPPGLSLATRRSAPGDVEERLRKLLASEALALGPGPLFLVHRLDVGTTGLVLVARNAATLRLLSQALSQGEIHRSYLALVWGKPRPQEGVWESGLSPDPRDRRKMRVDPAGKKAVTAYRRVAHVPPVSLLLLQPRTGRTHQIRVHLSAAGHPIVGDDLYGGPRHRGVKDPELRRLLAPSHPLLHAWRLQLPEGMTPSVVTAPLPEEFRAVLEALGLSQVVEELAAWAEESASASSAAKASHERP